The following are encoded in a window of Algiphilus aromaticivorans DG1253 genomic DNA:
- a CDS encoding translocation/assembly module TamB domain-containing protein, which yields MKRLTDWLQALTRLLGGITTALLLLLLLATGWLLMSKSGLRFAVQTADLVAGPAFSVEHAEGRLFGTMRLSGIRSETPAADVDIERLSFGWTAGWLPGLRFHVRSLQIEGVQVALKDAGETTPEEDTESTPLDLSLPLRVVIAEAELRDLRITRDGEALPGLDRLAFSGWAAGRRIAIEQLVVEQPEFGNYRLEARLGTPTGGIRIDSLRLEGPGTLTASGDIPVGSDGPLALQLDWKDLHWPAGAPDAERLFTSPQGGARIAGSLTQPEIEATATVAPQGEIAVTGQWRGDAGFEAQLDWRDFADPLDPEQPLWRSPEGSLQASGHPEDWQAELQTRASLRVAEAGGTLAETLEASLALAARGDLESARIEQLALETLDGVLRATGEVAWVPQLKAGLELRLEDLNPGTLLADFPGRFNGDGRLDLTMKESGPDAGFQLALGDSTLRGHSLSLALEGGFRDAVLSLQRARLQSGQSTLTASGRATPPFDLRATLKSPDLGEMAPELSGSAELQARLRGEMPALTARLDGWLQDVVAAGQQLGRAEIDADIALDGDTRARLVLADLRAGGAAEPQVERLQLNLDGRIDAHQLRLDAQFPQGALALQLDGGADIEERQWDGRLSALALDPADSRVAPLRLREAAPLRAGPGNFVLKNFCLGDEDDNALCLEATMADGEVTAGYQLERLDFAVLSAFLPAGMRIEGSASGEGRLRLREGAIAELAAGLDISEGTLSVPRRPELRFGPGRLVARDEDEQRLRGELELAIAGGELTGDLAVDPDETRAVDGSLALDLPQIDFLPLFTAEVTEAAGRISGRADIGGTLAEPQWSASLQLSDGRLRLFTPGLEIADISARVESRDGRKLTLTGSARSDQGTVQLDGEAALDADPLRAELQLQGQDFQIANLPEARVWISPDLKIQIAETVNIRGRVDVPRAVIEPQKFSGGDSGQSAHADQIIVDAEGNVSGRGLPIDANVIVALGDAVSLSGYGLDTRLGGSITVIEEPNRVTRARGALTLIDGRYDAYGQRLKIERGRIVFAGGPITQPGLDFEAVRTPRENIRVGIRVRGSIDQPEFQLFSDPNMEQNAQLSWLVLGRPPPKRGQSAGDGDAMAAAALAMGLSGGNWIAERLGSTLGVDEISVGTKDGQENSQAQLTVGKYIGTRLYVAYGVSLFQPGHVFRMRYDIGRGFALQTETGVESGGDLLYTLER from the coding sequence ATGAAAAGGCTGACCGACTGGCTGCAGGCGCTGACGCGCCTTCTCGGCGGAATCACCACGGCGCTGCTGCTGCTCCTGCTGCTGGCGACGGGATGGCTCCTGATGAGCAAGAGCGGCCTGCGCTTCGCCGTGCAGACGGCCGATCTCGTCGCCGGGCCGGCCTTCAGTGTCGAGCATGCCGAAGGCCGCCTCTTCGGAACGATGCGGCTCAGCGGCATTCGTAGCGAGACACCCGCAGCCGATGTCGACATCGAGCGTCTGAGCTTCGGATGGACTGCCGGCTGGCTGCCCGGCCTGCGCTTCCACGTGCGCAGCCTGCAGATAGAAGGCGTGCAGGTGGCGCTGAAGGATGCCGGCGAGACCACGCCCGAGGAAGACACCGAGAGCACACCGCTCGACCTGTCGCTGCCGCTGCGCGTGGTGATTGCCGAGGCGGAACTGCGCGACCTGCGCATCACGCGCGACGGCGAGGCGCTGCCCGGCCTGGATCGACTGGCATTCAGCGGCTGGGCAGCGGGCCGGCGCATCGCCATCGAGCAATTGGTCGTCGAGCAGCCCGAGTTCGGCAACTACCGTCTGGAGGCGAGGCTTGGCACACCCACCGGCGGCATCCGCATCGACAGCCTCCGCCTGGAGGGCCCCGGCACACTGACGGCTTCCGGCGACATCCCCGTCGGCAGTGACGGACCGCTGGCGCTACAGCTGGACTGGAAGGACCTGCACTGGCCGGCCGGCGCTCCGGATGCGGAGCGGCTCTTCACCAGCCCGCAGGGCGGCGCACGAATCGCCGGCTCCCTCACGCAGCCGGAAATCGAGGCCACGGCAACTGTGGCGCCGCAGGGCGAGATCGCGGTTACCGGCCAGTGGCGCGGCGACGCCGGCTTCGAGGCCCAGCTGGACTGGCGCGACTTCGCCGACCCGCTCGATCCCGAACAGCCGCTGTGGCGCAGTCCGGAGGGGAGCCTGCAGGCCAGCGGCCATCCCGAGGACTGGCAGGCCGAGTTGCAGACCCGCGCCAGCCTGCGCGTCGCCGAGGCGGGCGGCACGCTGGCGGAGACGCTGGAGGCCTCCCTGGCATTGGCCGCGCGCGGCGATCTCGAGAGCGCGCGCATCGAGCAGCTGGCGCTGGAGACGCTCGACGGTGTGCTGCGCGCTACAGGGGAGGTTGCGTGGGTACCGCAGCTGAAGGCGGGGTTGGAACTGCGGCTGGAAGACCTCAACCCCGGGACGCTGCTGGCCGACTTCCCGGGTCGGTTCAACGGCGACGGCCGCCTTGACCTGACCATGAAGGAATCGGGGCCGGACGCCGGTTTCCAGCTGGCGCTGGGCGACAGCACTCTGCGTGGCCATTCCCTGAGCCTGGCGCTGGAAGGCGGCTTCCGTGACGCCGTGCTGAGCCTGCAACGCGCGCGACTGCAGTCGGGGCAGTCCACGCTCACCGCCTCCGGCCGCGCTACGCCGCCCTTCGACCTGCGCGCCACACTGAAAAGCCCCGATCTCGGCGAGATGGCGCCCGAGCTGAGCGGCAGCGCGGAACTGCAAGCGCGCCTCCGCGGCGAAATGCCGGCGCTCACCGCCCGCCTCGACGGGTGGCTGCAGGATGTCGTGGCGGCCGGCCAACAGCTCGGCCGCGCCGAGATCGACGCCGATATCGCCCTCGACGGCGACACCCGCGCGCGTCTTGTGCTGGCGGATCTGCGCGCGGGAGGCGCCGCCGAGCCGCAGGTCGAGCGCCTGCAGCTGAATCTCGATGGCCGCATCGACGCGCACCAGCTCCGCCTCGATGCGCAATTCCCCCAGGGCGCGCTGGCGCTGCAGCTCGACGGCGGCGCCGATATCGAAGAACGGCAGTGGGACGGCCGACTGTCTGCGCTGGCGCTCGACCCTGCCGATTCGCGTGTCGCACCGCTGCGGCTACGCGAAGCCGCGCCGCTGCGCGCCGGCCCCGGCAATTTCGTGCTGAAGAACTTCTGCCTGGGCGACGAGGATGACAACGCACTCTGCCTGGAGGCGACGATGGCTGACGGCGAGGTGACTGCCGGCTATCAGCTCGAACGCCTGGACTTCGCCGTGCTGAGCGCCTTCCTGCCCGCCGGCATGCGCATCGAAGGCAGCGCCTCCGGCGAGGGCCGACTGCGGCTGCGCGAGGGCGCTATTGCCGAGCTGGCGGCCGGCCTCGACATCAGCGAGGGCACGCTGAGCGTGCCCAGGCGGCCCGAGTTGCGCTTCGGCCCCGGCCGGCTGGTGGCGCGCGACGAGGACGAGCAACGTCTTCGCGGCGAGCTGGAGCTGGCCATTGCCGGAGGCGAACTGACGGGCGATCTGGCCGTGGATCCCGATGAAACGCGGGCGGTGGATGGGAGTCTCGCGCTCGATCTTCCGCAGATCGATTTCCTGCCGCTGTTCACAGCGGAAGTCACCGAAGCCGCCGGGCGTATCAGCGGCCGTGCCGACATTGGTGGCACGCTGGCCGAGCCGCAGTGGAGCGCGAGCCTGCAGCTGAGCGATGGCCGCCTGCGCCTGTTCACGCCGGGTCTGGAGATCGCCGACATCAGCGCGCGTGTCGAGAGCCGCGATGGCCGCAAGCTGACGCTGACGGGTTCGGCGCGCTCGGATCAGGGCACGGTACAGCTCGACGGCGAAGCAGCGCTCGATGCCGATCCACTGCGCGCGGAGTTGCAGTTGCAGGGCCAGGACTTCCAGATCGCAAACCTCCCGGAGGCACGCGTCTGGATCTCACCGGATCTGAAGATCCAGATCGCCGAAACCGTGAACATCCGGGGGCGCGTCGACGTGCCGCGCGCGGTCATCGAGCCTCAGAAATTCTCCGGTGGCGACAGCGGCCAGAGTGCACATGCCGATCAGATCATCGTCGACGCCGAAGGCAACGTAAGCGGCCGCGGCCTTCCTATCGATGCGAACGTGATCGTGGCCCTGGGCGACGCTGTCTCGCTCAGCGGCTACGGGCTCGATACCCGCCTCGGCGGCTCGATCACGGTGATCGAAGAGCCGAACCGCGTCACCCGCGCACGCGGCGCGCTCACCCTTATTGACGGCCGCTACGACGCCTACGGCCAGCGCCTGAAGATCGAGCGCGGGCGCATCGTCTTCGCCGGCGGCCCCATTACCCAGCCAGGGCTGGACTTCGAGGCCGTGCGCACGCCGCGCGAGAATATCCGCGTCGGCATACGCGTGCGCGGCTCCATTGATCAGCCTGAGTTCCAGCTCTTCTCCGACCCCAACATGGAGCAGAACGCACAGCTGTCCTGGCTGGTGCTCGGGCGCCCGCCACCCAAGCGCGGCCAGAGCGCGGGCGACGGTGACGCAATGGCAGCAGCAGCGCTGGCGATGGGGCTGTCCGGCGGCAACTGGATCGCAGAGCGCCTGGGCAGCACGCTGGGGGTGGACGAGATCTCCGTGGGCACCAAGGACGGGCAGGAGAACTCGCAGGCCCAGCTCACCGTTGGCAAATACATCGGAACCCGTCTCTACGTCGCCTACGGCGTCAGCCTCTTTCAGCCGGGCCACGTCTTCCGCATGCGCTACGACATCGGCCGCGGCTTCGCACTGCAGACAGAAACCGGCGTCGAAAGCGGCGGCGATCTGCTCTACACGCTCGAGCGCTGA
- a CDS encoding DUF445 domain-containing protein translates to MIEAGIADFLANPWVYLSMPVISAIVGYGTNVVAIYMMFHPVEFLGIKVKGWPNILGWQGIIPRRAAHMAGVCVDTITTHLITQEEMFERLDTERIARELEGPLNTMVEEITDAVMLQHQPTLWESLPEVVKRRIYKRIKRDMPAVISEIMAEIKVNINRMYDLKDMVITNLTRDKALLNEIFAEVGHAEFKFIARSGIYFGGLFGVLQMGVWVFYQAWWLLPAFGLAVGYATNWIALQMIFNPKEIVRVGPFNIQGLFMKRQPEVARDFGKLVAAKVLTPANIIEGILKGPYSDKVFTTIARHAQRTIDEQTSIVKPFVTFTVGTQAYRDMKAMAVERIILQLPEALHHVEAYADEALDLESTLSTRLAGLPPHDFESMLRPAFEQDEWILIAVGALLGMLVGVFQLVVLFGDEMGIWDGGASGTAQAALVVLRGIGLG, encoded by the coding sequence ATGATTGAAGCCGGTATCGCCGATTTCCTCGCCAATCCGTGGGTCTATCTTTCGATGCCGGTGATCAGCGCCATCGTCGGCTATGGCACGAATGTGGTGGCCATCTACATGATGTTCCACCCGGTAGAGTTCCTGGGCATCAAGGTCAAGGGCTGGCCGAACATCCTCGGCTGGCAGGGGATCATTCCCCGCCGGGCGGCACATATGGCCGGCGTCTGCGTCGACACCATCACCACCCATCTCATCACCCAGGAGGAGATGTTCGAGCGCCTCGACACCGAGCGCATCGCACGTGAGCTGGAAGGGCCGCTCAACACGATGGTCGAGGAGATCACCGACGCAGTGATGCTGCAGCACCAGCCAACGCTGTGGGAGTCGCTGCCGGAAGTGGTCAAGCGCCGGATCTACAAGCGCATCAAGCGCGACATGCCGGCGGTGATCAGCGAGATCATGGCTGAGATCAAGGTCAACATCAATCGCATGTATGACCTCAAGGACATGGTCATCACCAACCTCACCCGCGACAAGGCGCTGCTCAACGAGATCTTCGCCGAGGTGGGGCACGCCGAGTTCAAGTTCATCGCGCGCTCGGGCATTTACTTCGGCGGGCTCTTTGGCGTGCTGCAGATGGGGGTCTGGGTCTTCTATCAGGCCTGGTGGTTGCTACCGGCCTTCGGGCTGGCAGTGGGGTACGCCACCAACTGGATCGCCCTGCAGATGATCTTCAACCCCAAGGAGATCGTGCGCGTCGGCCCCTTCAATATCCAGGGCCTCTTCATGAAGCGCCAGCCCGAAGTGGCACGCGACTTCGGCAAGCTGGTCGCCGCCAAGGTGCTGACGCCGGCCAATATCATCGAGGGCATTCTCAAGGGGCCCTATTCGGACAAGGTCTTCACCACCATCGCGCGGCATGCTCAGCGCACCATCGACGAGCAGACCAGCATCGTGAAACCCTTCGTGACCTTCACGGTGGGCACGCAGGCCTACCGCGACATGAAGGCAATGGCGGTGGAGCGGATCATCCTTCAGCTGCCCGAGGCACTGCACCACGTCGAAGCCTACGCCGACGAAGCGCTGGATCTGGAGAGCACCCTGTCGACGCGCCTGGCGGGGCTGCCGCCGCACGATTTCGAGAGCATGCTGCGGCCGGCCTTCGAACAGGACGAGTGGATCCTCATCGCGGTCGGCGCTCTGCTCGGCATGTTGGTAGGCGTCTTCCAGCTCGTCGTTCTCTTCGGTGACGAGATGGGCATCTGGGACGGTGGCGCCTCCGGCACGGCCCAGGCGGCGCTGGTCGTGCTTCGAGGGATCGGCCTTGGCTGA
- a CDS encoding osmoprotectant NAGGN system M42 family peptidase, protein MQKLPIDNDYIRQTLLELLAIPSPVGFTDEVVHYVGGKLSQLGIPFELTRRGAIRATIKGETDRPACAVVAHVDTLGANIRAIKPNGRMSLLPIGTWSSRFAEGARVTLFTDLHAYRGTILPLMASGHAYNTAVDDQPVNWQQVELRIDEYADNDEDLRNLGVNVGDFVAVDPQPEITPSGYISSRHLDDKAGVAALLAACKAIVESDLKLPVYFHPMFTVTEEVGFGASAILDERISEMVGIDIAIPGTGQNSRERGVTLAIADSSGPFDYHLTRKLLHLCEEHHIDHQRDVFPYYFSDSAAALRAGYDIRHALIGFGADSSHGWERTHLSSLTAIAELMTLYAQNGPVIARDQRMLGPMEGFPHQVDLEEMTHPHQELPDPKEFL, encoded by the coding sequence ATGCAAAAACTCCCCATCGACAACGATTACATCCGCCAGACGCTGCTCGAGCTGCTGGCGATCCCGAGCCCCGTGGGCTTCACCGATGAAGTGGTGCACTACGTCGGCGGCAAGCTGAGCCAGCTCGGCATCCCCTTCGAACTGACCCGGCGCGGCGCCATCCGCGCCACCATCAAGGGCGAGACCGATCGGCCGGCCTGCGCAGTGGTCGCGCACGTCGACACCCTCGGCGCCAATATCCGCGCCATCAAGCCGAACGGGCGCATGAGCCTGCTGCCCATCGGCACCTGGTCGAGCCGCTTCGCTGAAGGCGCGCGCGTGACGCTGTTCACCGATCTCCATGCCTACCGCGGCACGATCCTGCCGCTGATGGCCTCGGGGCACGCCTACAACACCGCCGTCGACGACCAGCCCGTGAACTGGCAGCAGGTCGAGCTGCGCATCGACGAGTACGCCGACAACGATGAGGATCTGCGCAATCTGGGCGTAAATGTCGGTGACTTCGTCGCCGTCGACCCGCAGCCGGAGATCACGCCCAGCGGCTACATCTCCTCGCGGCATCTCGACGACAAGGCCGGCGTCGCCGCTCTGCTGGCCGCCTGCAAGGCCATCGTCGAATCCGACCTGAAACTTCCGGTGTACTTCCACCCCATGTTCACGGTCACCGAGGAAGTCGGCTTCGGCGCCTCGGCCATTCTCGACGAGCGCATCAGCGAGATGGTGGGTATCGACATCGCCATCCCCGGCACCGGGCAGAACTCGCGCGAGCGCGGCGTGACGCTGGCTATCGCCGATTCCTCCGGGCCCTTCGACTACCACCTGACGCGCAAGCTGCTGCACCTCTGCGAGGAGCACCACATCGACCACCAGCGCGACGTCTTTCCCTACTACTTTTCGGATTCGGCCGCCGCGCTGCGCGCCGGCTACGACATCCGGCATGCGCTGATCGGCTTCGGCGCGGACTCCTCGCACGGCTGGGAGCGCACGCATCTGTCCTCGCTGACGGCCATCGCCGAGCTGATGACCCTCTACGCGCAGAACGGCCCGGTGATCGCGCGTGACCAGCGCATGCTCGGCCCGATGGAAGGTTTCCCACACCAGGTCGATCTGGAGGAGATGACCCACCCGCATCAGGAGCTGCCCGACCCGAAGGAATTCCTCTAG
- a CDS encoding autotransporter assembly complex protein TamA, whose translation MALSAAALLLAAGLSTPAAGATAEVRIEGLDGELLANVRARLGIRNAAQGGSQPRYMLERMHERAPDDIRGALQPFGYYNPIIEAELESLDEERLRATYRVEAGPRTYIEELRVGFKGEGAKDRRLRRELAKLDMHEGQPLRHERYGRAKERLSRAAFGLGYFDTSYESAEIRVTPSTNSAAVALVLDTGPSYSIGAISIDQHTLDDDVLRRYLPIHEGEPFAPDKLLDTQFQLMDLGYFSRVDVHPMREEAEEGRMPIRIAPEYLPSQRYSTGIGYGTDTGARLSLKTELRRINRRGHWIDSDIRLAERRSNAGISYNIPLGDVPGERLSFTGTYSDERFEDGTSERYELGVSLSRQPGSWRRRTYLEYSSERFNVGDLRRTTDLLVPGVSFERSESDDPIYPRNGWRVFFDVHGAGEPVLSSTSFAQTRVATNGILPLWDKARLLGRFEYGASFVDSFERLPLSERFYAGGDQSVRGYAYQSLGERDAEGNVIGGRYLATMSAEAEYLFWGNTGAAIFMDAGGAANKSFPELSRSVGVGVRYRSPIGSLRLDLAHPLDATRSVRLHIGIRVGL comes from the coding sequence ATGGCCCTCAGCGCCGCAGCCCTTCTGCTGGCGGCCGGCTTGTCGACTCCAGCCGCCGGAGCCACGGCGGAAGTGCGCATCGAAGGGCTCGATGGCGAGCTGCTGGCGAATGTTCGAGCGCGTTTGGGCATCCGTAACGCCGCTCAGGGCGGCAGCCAGCCGCGCTACATGCTGGAGCGAATGCATGAGCGCGCGCCCGATGACATTCGCGGCGCGCTGCAGCCCTTCGGCTATTACAACCCGATCATCGAAGCCGAACTGGAAAGCCTGGACGAAGAGCGTCTGCGCGCGACATACCGCGTGGAAGCGGGGCCGCGCACGTATATCGAGGAACTCCGCGTCGGCTTCAAGGGCGAAGGCGCCAAGGACCGCCGGCTGCGGCGCGAGCTGGCGAAGCTGGACATGCACGAGGGACAACCACTGCGCCACGAGCGCTACGGCAGGGCGAAGGAGAGACTGAGCCGCGCCGCCTTCGGCCTGGGCTATTTCGACACGAGCTACGAATCCGCGGAGATCCGCGTGACCCCCTCCACCAACAGCGCCGCCGTCGCGCTGGTGCTGGACACCGGGCCGAGCTACAGCATCGGTGCCATCAGCATCGACCAGCACACCCTCGACGACGACGTGCTGCGCCGCTATCTACCCATCCACGAAGGCGAGCCCTTCGCTCCCGACAAGCTGCTCGACACGCAATTCCAGTTGATGGACCTGGGCTATTTCTCACGTGTCGACGTCCACCCGATGCGCGAGGAGGCGGAGGAGGGCCGGATGCCCATCCGCATCGCGCCCGAGTATCTGCCGTCGCAGCGCTACAGCACCGGCATCGGCTACGGCACCGATACTGGGGCGCGGCTGTCGCTGAAGACCGAGCTGCGTCGCATCAATCGCCGCGGCCACTGGATCGACAGCGACATCCGCCTGGCCGAGCGGCGCAGCAACGCCGGCATCAGCTACAACATCCCGTTGGGCGATGTGCCCGGCGAGCGCCTCAGTTTCACCGGAACTTACAGCGACGAGCGCTTCGAGGACGGCACGTCGGAGCGCTACGAGCTGGGCGTATCGCTGTCGCGCCAGCCGGGTTCATGGCGCCGGCGCACCTATCTGGAGTACTCCAGCGAGCGCTTCAACGTCGGCGACCTGCGCCGCACTACCGATCTGCTCGTTCCCGGCGTCTCCTTCGAGCGCAGCGAGTCGGACGACCCGATCTATCCGCGCAACGGCTGGCGCGTCTTCTTCGATGTACATGGCGCCGGCGAGCCGGTGCTGTCCAGCACGAGCTTCGCGCAGACGCGCGTAGCCACCAACGGCATCCTCCCACTCTGGGACAAGGCCCGGCTGCTCGGCCGCTTCGAATATGGCGCCAGCTTCGTCGACAGTTTCGAGCGTCTGCCGCTGTCGGAGCGCTTCTACGCCGGCGGTGACCAGAGTGTGCGCGGCTACGCCTATCAGTCGCTGGGCGAGCGCGACGCGGAAGGCAACGTCATCGGCGGGCGCTATCTGGCGACCATGAGCGCCGAGGCCGAGTACCTCTTCTGGGGCAACACCGGCGCCGCCATCTTCATGGACGCCGGCGGGGCAGCCAACAAGAGCTTCCCCGAGCTTTCTCGCAGCGTCGGGGTTGGCGTGCGCTACCGCTCGCCCATTGGGTCGCTGCGCCTGGATCTGGCACATCCGCTGGACGCCACGCGCAGCGTGCGGCTTCATATCGGGATCCGGGTGGGCTTATGA
- the ngg gene encoding N-acetylglutaminylglutamine synthetase, whose product MSRRGHSDPRLEQRHALSLDHQQNTPQPNQPLEAESVALDMGWGDLIFAHTFSGPNTVAKALLDEPTGRRNLAIYVRDPHVILAQNPQRLFLDPSHTFRLWLAHYRSPARRSRGYAVRRLRTLEDAQAINRIYSSHNMVPIDEGMAWKQRASKQAIYVVAEDLATGRVVGTTTGVDHVEAFGDPEGGSSLWCLAVDPDATLPGLGQSLVRFLAEHYQARGRGFMDLSVMHDNKQAIALYEKLGFTRVPVFTVKCKNAINEPLFTEPAEDDSGLNVYAAIITNEARRRGIRVEILDAEAGYFKLTLGGRAITCRESLSALTSAIAMSRCADKRVTRRILDRAGLNVPDQRLADGSEADIDFLREHGSVVVKPADGEQGAGISVDVRDESSLRTAIASASKHDQNVLLEQFCAGDDLRIIVIGYKVVAAAIRRPPIITGDGVTPIRELVEKLSRRREAATDGEARIPLDEETERCVKLAGHSMDAVLPQGETLAVRKTANLHTGGTLQDVTPMLHPRLVQAAVSAARALEIPVTGLDFLVPAASEAEYVIIEANERPGLANHEPQPTAQRFIDFLFPRSAVA is encoded by the coding sequence ATGTCACGTCGCGGACACAGCGATCCCCGCCTTGAGCAGCGCCACGCGCTGAGCCTGGATCACCAGCAGAACACACCGCAACCCAACCAACCGCTGGAGGCCGAGAGCGTCGCCCTCGACATGGGATGGGGCGATCTCATCTTCGCGCACACTTTCAGCGGCCCGAACACGGTGGCGAAGGCGCTGCTCGACGAGCCGACGGGGCGGCGCAACCTCGCCATCTATGTGCGGGATCCGCACGTCATCCTGGCGCAGAACCCGCAGCGACTCTTCCTCGATCCCAGCCACACTTTCCGGCTGTGGCTGGCGCACTACCGCTCGCCGGCGCGCCGCTCACGTGGCTACGCCGTGCGCCGGTTGCGCACGCTGGAGGACGCCCAGGCCATCAACCGCATCTACAGCTCGCACAACATGGTGCCCATCGACGAGGGCATGGCCTGGAAACAGCGCGCCTCGAAGCAGGCGATCTACGTCGTGGCGGAAGACCTGGCCACCGGGCGCGTGGTGGGCACGACCACCGGCGTCGATCACGTCGAGGCCTTCGGCGATCCGGAAGGCGGTTCCTCGCTGTGGTGTCTGGCGGTGGATCCGGACGCGACCCTGCCCGGACTGGGGCAGTCGCTGGTGCGCTTCCTCGCCGAGCACTATCAGGCGCGTGGCCGGGGCTTCATGGATCTGTCGGTGATGCACGACAACAAGCAGGCCATTGCCCTCTACGAGAAACTCGGCTTCACGCGCGTTCCGGTGTTCACCGTCAAGTGCAAGAACGCCATCAACGAACCGCTGTTCACCGAGCCGGCCGAGGACGATTCCGGCCTCAACGTCTACGCCGCCATCATCACCAATGAAGCGCGCCGCCGCGGCATCCGCGTCGAGATCCTCGACGCCGAGGCGGGCTACTTCAAGCTGACGCTGGGTGGCCGCGCCATCACCTGCCGCGAGTCGCTGTCGGCGCTGACCTCGGCCATCGCCATGTCGCGCTGCGCGGACAAGCGCGTCACCCGCCGCATCCTGGATCGCGCCGGACTGAACGTGCCCGACCAGCGGCTGGCCGACGGCAGTGAGGCCGACATTGATTTCCTGCGCGAACACGGCTCGGTGGTGGTCAAGCCCGCCGACGGCGAACAGGGCGCCGGCATCTCGGTGGATGTCCGCGACGAAAGCAGCCTGCGCACTGCCATCGCCAGTGCCAGCAAGCACGATCAGAACGTACTTCTGGAGCAGTTCTGCGCCGGCGATGACCTGCGCATCATCGTCATCGGCTACAAGGTCGTGGCCGCCGCGATTCGCCGGCCGCCGATCATTACCGGCGACGGCGTCACCCCCATCCGCGAGCTGGTCGAGAAGCTGTCGCGACGGCGCGAGGCCGCCACCGACGGCGAGGCGCGCATCCCGCTCGACGAAGAAACGGAACGCTGCGTCAAACTCGCAGGTCACAGCATGGACGCGGTGCTGCCACAAGGCGAGACACTGGCCGTGCGCAAGACCGCGAATCTGCACACCGGTGGAACGCTGCAGGATGTCACCCCCATGCTGCACCCACGCTTAGTGCAGGCAGCGGTCAGCGCGGCGCGGGCGCTGGAGATTCCGGTCACCGGCCTGGACTTCCTGGTACCGGCGGCCTCGGAGGCCGAGTACGTCATCATCGAGGCCAACGAGCGACCCGGCCTCGCCAATCACGAGCCGCAACCCACGGCGCAGCGCTTCATCGATTTCCTCTTTCCGCGCAGCGCGGTGGCCTGA